A genomic region of Apteryx mantelli isolate bAptMan1 chromosome 10, bAptMan1.hap1, whole genome shotgun sequence contains the following coding sequences:
- the DHODH gene encoding dihydroorotate dehydrogenase (quinone), mitochondrial isoform X3: MAALRRRVLAAAAAGGGLLLGWALATGDERLYVAAVMPVLRAVPPEAAHGLALRAAACGLLPSGRPDSPILEVHVFGQRFCNPVGLAAGFDKHGEAVDGLYKMGFGFVEVGTVTPQPQEGNPKPRVFRLAEDEAVINRYGFNSHGHAAVERRLRARQQTQLRLTEDAAADYVAGVRTLGPLADYLVVNVSSPNTPGLRDLQGRAELHSLLTKVLAERDVLPCERKPAVLVKIAPDLSAQDKQDIASVVCEVRPGGRAVAEGAGRAHLSPPSLAELSSASMAGPAEAASCAGAVGSEERRGEERQGGHLPRRCGAPAGSWRQPAGGLGQGKAAHAAARARARAPQVGVDGLIISNTTVSRPGGLRGRQRAEPGGLSGTPLRELSTQTVRDMYALTRGRVPIVGVGGVSSGRDALEKIRAGASLVQMYTALVYRGPPAVAAVKRELEELLRGSRASQRPWERITGDEAPRDPGLAGRSRGKTGAAGCSQRGTAPAPAPGSRPWEGSVASGAGPCGRQRWLHAATAARGHVPPLLAGRWQPRRALAVQPGTALGCGQQPRKGTLARPRQPALLALAGVQRASALPAARTAAPGPAPRVNKDAAHLLLCAALRPHLGLTGLRGHALLLLG; the protein is encoded by the exons ATGGCGGCACTGCGC CGGCGGGtgctggcggcggcagcggcgggcggcgggctgctgctgggctgggcGCTGGCGACGGGCGACGAGCGGCTCTACGTGGCGGCGGTGATGCCCGTGCTCCGCGCCGTCCCCCCCGAGGCCGCCCACGGCCTGGCCCTGCGTGCGGCCGCCTGTGGGCTGCTGCCCTCCGGCCGCCCCGACAGCCCCATCCTG GAGGTCCATGTCTTTGGGCAGCGGTTCTGTAACCCGGTGGGGCTGGCAGCTGGTTTCGACAAGCACGGCGAAGCCGTAGATGGGCTGTACAAGATGGGCTTTGGCTTCGTGGAAGTGGGGACCGTGacgccccagccccaggaggggAACCCCAAGCCCAGGGTCTTCCGGCTGGCAGAGGATGAGGCAGTCATTAACCG ATACGGATTCAACAGCCACGGTCACGCTGCAGTGGAGCGCAGGCTGCGGGCCCGCCAGCAAACACAGCTCAGGCTCACTGAAG ACGCTGCCGCCGACTACGTGGCTGGGGTCCGGACGCTGGGCCCCTTGGCCGACTACCTGGTGGTGAACGTGTCCAGCCCAAACACGCCGGGGCTGCGAGACCTGCAGGGCAGGGCCGAGCTGCACAGCCTGCTGACCAAG GTGCTGGCGGAGAGGGATGTGCTGCCCTGCGAGCGCAAGCCAGCCGTGCTGGTGAAGATTGCTCCGGACCTCAGCGCGCAGGACAAGCAGGACATAGCCAGCGTCGTGTGCGAGGTGAGGCCTGGGGGCCGGGCGGTGGCAGAGGGCGCTGGGCGTGCGCACCTCAGCCCCCCCAGCCTGGCCGAGCTCAGCTCCGCGAGCATGGCTGGGCCTGCTGAGGCAGCCTCCTGCGCCGGGGCTGTTGGCAGCGAGGAGAGGCGAGGTGAGGAGAGGCAAGGTGGCCACCTGCCCCGGCGTTGCGGGGCGCCGGCCGGGAGCTGGCGCCAGCCCGCAGGCGGCCTGGGCCAGGGTAAGGCTGCTCATGCTGCTGCTCGCGCGCGTGCGCGGGCTCCGCAGGTGGGTGTGGATGGGCTGATCATCAGCAACACCACGGTGAGCCGCCCCGGCGGcctgcggggccggcagcgcgcggagcccggcggccTCAGCGGGACGCCCCTGCGGGAGCTCTCCACCCAGACCGTGCGCGACATGTACGCCCTCACCCGAG GCCGGGTGCCCATCGTCGGGGTCGGCGGGGTGAGCAGCGGGCGCGACGCCCTGGAGAAGATCCGCGCCGGAGCCTCGCTGGTGCAGATGTACACGGCGCTCGTGTACCGCGGGCCGCCAGCCGTGGCGGCAGTGAAGcgggagctggaggagctgctgag GGGTTCAAGAGCGTCGCAGAGGCCGTGGGAGCGGATCACCGGTGATGAGGCGCCGCGGGACCCAGGCCTggctgggaggagccgtggcaAGACCGGGGCAGCTGGGTGCTCCCAGCGCGGCACGGCCCCAGCTCCCGCTCCTGGCTCCCGGCCCTGGGAAGGGTCTGTGGCGAGTGGAGCGGGGCCGTGCGGGCGACAGAGGTGGCTCCACGCCGCCACTGCTGCCCGGGGCCATGTTCCGCCTCTGCTGGCGGGACGCTGGCAGCCCCGGAGGGCCCTTGCGGTGCAGCCGGGGACAGCGCTGGGCTGCGGGCAGCAGCCCCGCAAGGGGACCCTTGCCAGGCCCCGGCAGCCTGCACTGCTCGCTCTGGCTGGCGTCCAGAGAGCGTctgccctccccgcggcacgCACCGCAGCTCCGGGTCCTGCTCCCCGCGTCAATAAAGAtgctgctcacctgctgctgtgCGCTGCCCTGCGGCCGCATCTGGGGTTGACTGGGCTCCGGGGACACGCTCTGCTCCTCCTCGGCTGA
- the DHODH gene encoding dihydroorotate dehydrogenase (quinone), mitochondrial isoform X1, translating to MAALRRRVLAAAAAGGGLLLGWALATGDERLYVAAVMPVLRAVPPEAAHGLALRAAACGLLPSGRPDSPILEVHVFGQRFCNPVGLAAGFDKHGEAVDGLYKMGFGFVEVGTVTPQPQEGNPKPRVFRLAEDEAVINRYGFNSHGHAAVERRLRARQQTQLRLTEAGMPLGINLGKNKSSADAAADYVAGVRTLGPLADYLVVNVSSPNTPGLRDLQGRAELHSLLTKVLAERDVLPCERKPAVLVKIAPDLSAQDKQDIASVVCEVRPGGRAVAEGAGRAHLSPPSLAELSSASMAGPAEAASCAGAVGSEERRGEERQGGHLPRRCGAPAGSWRQPAGGLGQGKAAHAAARARARAPQVGVDGLIISNTTVSRPGGLRGRQRAEPGGLSGTPLRELSTQTVRDMYALTRGRVPIVGVGGVSSGRDALEKIRAGASLVQMYTALVYRGPPAVAAVKRELEELLRGSRASQRPWERITGDEAPRDPGLAGRSRGKTGAAGCSQRGTAPAPAPGSRPWEGSVASGAGPCGRQRWLHAATAARGHVPPLLAGRWQPRRALAVQPGTALGCGQQPRKGTLARPRQPALLALAGVQRASALPAARTAAPGPAPRVNKDAAHLLLCAALRPHLGLTGLRGHALLLLG from the exons ATGGCGGCACTGCGC CGGCGGGtgctggcggcggcagcggcgggcggcgggctgctgctgggctgggcGCTGGCGACGGGCGACGAGCGGCTCTACGTGGCGGCGGTGATGCCCGTGCTCCGCGCCGTCCCCCCCGAGGCCGCCCACGGCCTGGCCCTGCGTGCGGCCGCCTGTGGGCTGCTGCCCTCCGGCCGCCCCGACAGCCCCATCCTG GAGGTCCATGTCTTTGGGCAGCGGTTCTGTAACCCGGTGGGGCTGGCAGCTGGTTTCGACAAGCACGGCGAAGCCGTAGATGGGCTGTACAAGATGGGCTTTGGCTTCGTGGAAGTGGGGACCGTGacgccccagccccaggaggggAACCCCAAGCCCAGGGTCTTCCGGCTGGCAGAGGATGAGGCAGTCATTAACCG ATACGGATTCAACAGCCACGGTCACGCTGCAGTGGAGCGCAGGCTGCGGGCCCGCCAGCAAACACAGCTCAGGCTCACTGAAG CGGGGATGCCGCTCGGCATCAACCTGGGCAAGAACAAGAGCTCTGCAGACGCTGCCGCCGACTACGTGGCTGGGGTCCGGACGCTGGGCCCCTTGGCCGACTACCTGGTGGTGAACGTGTCCAGCCCAAACACGCCGGGGCTGCGAGACCTGCAGGGCAGGGCCGAGCTGCACAGCCTGCTGACCAAG GTGCTGGCGGAGAGGGATGTGCTGCCCTGCGAGCGCAAGCCAGCCGTGCTGGTGAAGATTGCTCCGGACCTCAGCGCGCAGGACAAGCAGGACATAGCCAGCGTCGTGTGCGAGGTGAGGCCTGGGGGCCGGGCGGTGGCAGAGGGCGCTGGGCGTGCGCACCTCAGCCCCCCCAGCCTGGCCGAGCTCAGCTCCGCGAGCATGGCTGGGCCTGCTGAGGCAGCCTCCTGCGCCGGGGCTGTTGGCAGCGAGGAGAGGCGAGGTGAGGAGAGGCAAGGTGGCCACCTGCCCCGGCGTTGCGGGGCGCCGGCCGGGAGCTGGCGCCAGCCCGCAGGCGGCCTGGGCCAGGGTAAGGCTGCTCATGCTGCTGCTCGCGCGCGTGCGCGGGCTCCGCAGGTGGGTGTGGATGGGCTGATCATCAGCAACACCACGGTGAGCCGCCCCGGCGGcctgcggggccggcagcgcgcggagcccggcggccTCAGCGGGACGCCCCTGCGGGAGCTCTCCACCCAGACCGTGCGCGACATGTACGCCCTCACCCGAG GCCGGGTGCCCATCGTCGGGGTCGGCGGGGTGAGCAGCGGGCGCGACGCCCTGGAGAAGATCCGCGCCGGAGCCTCGCTGGTGCAGATGTACACGGCGCTCGTGTACCGCGGGCCGCCAGCCGTGGCGGCAGTGAAGcgggagctggaggagctgctgag GGGTTCAAGAGCGTCGCAGAGGCCGTGGGAGCGGATCACCGGTGATGAGGCGCCGCGGGACCCAGGCCTggctgggaggagccgtggcaAGACCGGGGCAGCTGGGTGCTCCCAGCGCGGCACGGCCCCAGCTCCCGCTCCTGGCTCCCGGCCCTGGGAAGGGTCTGTGGCGAGTGGAGCGGGGCCGTGCGGGCGACAGAGGTGGCTCCACGCCGCCACTGCTGCCCGGGGCCATGTTCCGCCTCTGCTGGCGGGACGCTGGCAGCCCCGGAGGGCCCTTGCGGTGCAGCCGGGGACAGCGCTGGGCTGCGGGCAGCAGCCCCGCAAGGGGACCCTTGCCAGGCCCCGGCAGCCTGCACTGCTCGCTCTGGCTGGCGTCCAGAGAGCGTctgccctccccgcggcacgCACCGCAGCTCCGGGTCCTGCTCCCCGCGTCAATAAAGAtgctgctcacctgctgctgtgCGCTGCCCTGCGGCCGCATCTGGGGTTGACTGGGCTCCGGGGACACGCTCTGCTCCTCCTCGGCTGA
- the DHODH gene encoding dihydroorotate dehydrogenase (quinone), mitochondrial isoform X7 — translation MAALRRRVLAAAAAGGGLLLGWALATGDERLYVAAVMPVLRAVPPEAAHGLALRAAACGLLPSGRPDSPILEVHVFGQRFCNPVGLAAGFDKHGEAVDGLYKMGFGFVEVGTVTPQPQEGNPKPRVFRLAEDEAVINRYGFNSHGHAAVERRLRARQQTQLRLTEAGMPLGINLGKNKSSADAAADYVAGVRTLGPLADYLVVNVSSPNTPGLRDLQGRAELHSLLTKVLAERDVLPCERKPAVLVKIAPDLSAQDKQDIASVVCEVRPGGRAVAEGAGRAHLSPPSLAELSSASMAGPAEAASCAGAVGSEERRGEERQGGHLPRRCGAPAGSWRQPAGGLGQGKAAHAAARARARAPQVGVDGLIISNTTVSRPGGLRGRQRAEPGGLSGTPLRELSTQTVRDMPGAHRRGRRGEQRARRPGEDPRRSLAGADVHGARVPRAASRGGSEAGAGGAAEGFKSVAEAVGADHR, via the exons ATGGCGGCACTGCGC CGGCGGGtgctggcggcggcagcggcgggcggcgggctgctgctgggctgggcGCTGGCGACGGGCGACGAGCGGCTCTACGTGGCGGCGGTGATGCCCGTGCTCCGCGCCGTCCCCCCCGAGGCCGCCCACGGCCTGGCCCTGCGTGCGGCCGCCTGTGGGCTGCTGCCCTCCGGCCGCCCCGACAGCCCCATCCTG GAGGTCCATGTCTTTGGGCAGCGGTTCTGTAACCCGGTGGGGCTGGCAGCTGGTTTCGACAAGCACGGCGAAGCCGTAGATGGGCTGTACAAGATGGGCTTTGGCTTCGTGGAAGTGGGGACCGTGacgccccagccccaggaggggAACCCCAAGCCCAGGGTCTTCCGGCTGGCAGAGGATGAGGCAGTCATTAACCG ATACGGATTCAACAGCCACGGTCACGCTGCAGTGGAGCGCAGGCTGCGGGCCCGCCAGCAAACACAGCTCAGGCTCACTGAAG CGGGGATGCCGCTCGGCATCAACCTGGGCAAGAACAAGAGCTCTGCAGACGCTGCCGCCGACTACGTGGCTGGGGTCCGGACGCTGGGCCCCTTGGCCGACTACCTGGTGGTGAACGTGTCCAGCCCAAACACGCCGGGGCTGCGAGACCTGCAGGGCAGGGCCGAGCTGCACAGCCTGCTGACCAAG GTGCTGGCGGAGAGGGATGTGCTGCCCTGCGAGCGCAAGCCAGCCGTGCTGGTGAAGATTGCTCCGGACCTCAGCGCGCAGGACAAGCAGGACATAGCCAGCGTCGTGTGCGAGGTGAGGCCTGGGGGCCGGGCGGTGGCAGAGGGCGCTGGGCGTGCGCACCTCAGCCCCCCCAGCCTGGCCGAGCTCAGCTCCGCGAGCATGGCTGGGCCTGCTGAGGCAGCCTCCTGCGCCGGGGCTGTTGGCAGCGAGGAGAGGCGAGGTGAGGAGAGGCAAGGTGGCCACCTGCCCCGGCGTTGCGGGGCGCCGGCCGGGAGCTGGCGCCAGCCCGCAGGCGGCCTGGGCCAGGGTAAGGCTGCTCATGCTGCTGCTCGCGCGCGTGCGCGGGCTCCGCAGGTGGGTGTGGATGGGCTGATCATCAGCAACACCACGGTGAGCCGCCCCGGCGGcctgcggggccggcagcgcgcggagcccggcggccTCAGCGGGACGCCCCTGCGGGAGCTCTCCACCCAGACCGTGCGCGACAT GCCGGGTGCCCATCGTCGGGGTCGGCGGGGTGAGCAGCGGGCGCGACGCCCTGGAGAAGATCCGCGCCGGAGCCTCGCTGGTGCAGATGTACACGGCGCTCGTGTACCGCGGGCCGCCAGCCGTGGCGGCAGTGAAGcgggagctggaggagctgctgag GGGTTCAAGAGCGTCGCAGAGGCCGTGGGAGCGGATCACCGGTGA
- the DHODH gene encoding dihydroorotate dehydrogenase (quinone), mitochondrial isoform X2 has protein sequence MAALRRRVLAAAAAGGGLLLGWALATGDERLYVAAVMPVLRAVPPEAAHGLALRAAACGLLPSGRPDSPILEVHVFGQRFCNPVGLAAGFDKHGEAVDGLYKMGFGFVEVGTVTPQPQEGNPKPRVFRLAEDEAVINRYGFNSHGHAAVERRLRARQQTQLRLTEAGMPLGINLGKNKSSADAAADYVAGVRTLGPLADYLVVNVSSPNTPGLRDLQGRAELHSLLTKVLAERDVLPCERKPAVLVKIAPDLSAQDKQDIASVVCEVRPGGRAVAEGAGRAHLSPPSLAELSSASMAGPAEAASCAGAVGSEERRGEERQGGHLPRRCGAPAGSWRQPAGGLGQGKAAHAAARARARAPQVGVDGLIISNTTVSRPGGLRGRQRAEPGGLSGTPLRELSTQTVRDMPGAHRRGRRGEQRARRPGEDPRRSLAGADVHGARVPRAASRGGSEAGAGGAAEGAGVQERRRGRGSGSPVMRRRGTQAWLGGAVARPGQLGAPSAARPQLPLLAPGPGKGLWRVERGRAGDRGGSTPPLLPGAMFRLCWRDAGSPGGPLRCSRGQRWAAGSSPARGPLPGPGSLHCSLWLASRERLPSPRHAPQLRVLLPASIKMLLTCCCALPCGRIWG, from the exons ATGGCGGCACTGCGC CGGCGGGtgctggcggcggcagcggcgggcggcgggctgctgctgggctgggcGCTGGCGACGGGCGACGAGCGGCTCTACGTGGCGGCGGTGATGCCCGTGCTCCGCGCCGTCCCCCCCGAGGCCGCCCACGGCCTGGCCCTGCGTGCGGCCGCCTGTGGGCTGCTGCCCTCCGGCCGCCCCGACAGCCCCATCCTG GAGGTCCATGTCTTTGGGCAGCGGTTCTGTAACCCGGTGGGGCTGGCAGCTGGTTTCGACAAGCACGGCGAAGCCGTAGATGGGCTGTACAAGATGGGCTTTGGCTTCGTGGAAGTGGGGACCGTGacgccccagccccaggaggggAACCCCAAGCCCAGGGTCTTCCGGCTGGCAGAGGATGAGGCAGTCATTAACCG ATACGGATTCAACAGCCACGGTCACGCTGCAGTGGAGCGCAGGCTGCGGGCCCGCCAGCAAACACAGCTCAGGCTCACTGAAG CGGGGATGCCGCTCGGCATCAACCTGGGCAAGAACAAGAGCTCTGCAGACGCTGCCGCCGACTACGTGGCTGGGGTCCGGACGCTGGGCCCCTTGGCCGACTACCTGGTGGTGAACGTGTCCAGCCCAAACACGCCGGGGCTGCGAGACCTGCAGGGCAGGGCCGAGCTGCACAGCCTGCTGACCAAG GTGCTGGCGGAGAGGGATGTGCTGCCCTGCGAGCGCAAGCCAGCCGTGCTGGTGAAGATTGCTCCGGACCTCAGCGCGCAGGACAAGCAGGACATAGCCAGCGTCGTGTGCGAGGTGAGGCCTGGGGGCCGGGCGGTGGCAGAGGGCGCTGGGCGTGCGCACCTCAGCCCCCCCAGCCTGGCCGAGCTCAGCTCCGCGAGCATGGCTGGGCCTGCTGAGGCAGCCTCCTGCGCCGGGGCTGTTGGCAGCGAGGAGAGGCGAGGTGAGGAGAGGCAAGGTGGCCACCTGCCCCGGCGTTGCGGGGCGCCGGCCGGGAGCTGGCGCCAGCCCGCAGGCGGCCTGGGCCAGGGTAAGGCTGCTCATGCTGCTGCTCGCGCGCGTGCGCGGGCTCCGCAGGTGGGTGTGGATGGGCTGATCATCAGCAACACCACGGTGAGCCGCCCCGGCGGcctgcggggccggcagcgcgcggagcccggcggccTCAGCGGGACGCCCCTGCGGGAGCTCTCCACCCAGACCGTGCGCGACAT GCCGGGTGCCCATCGTCGGGGTCGGCGGGGTGAGCAGCGGGCGCGACGCCCTGGAGAAGATCCGCGCCGGAGCCTCGCTGGTGCAGATGTACACGGCGCTCGTGTACCGCGGGCCGCCAGCCGTGGCGGCAGTGAAGcgggagctggaggagctgctgag GGAGCAGGGGTTCAAGAGCGTCGCAGAGGCCGTGGGAGCGGATCACCGGTGATGAGGCGCCGCGGGACCCAGGCCTggctgggaggagccgtggcaAGACCGGGGCAGCTGGGTGCTCCCAGCGCGGCACGGCCCCAGCTCCCGCTCCTGGCTCCCGGCCCTGGGAAGGGTCTGTGGCGAGTGGAGCGGGGCCGTGCGGGCGACAGAGGTGGCTCCACGCCGCCACTGCTGCCCGGGGCCATGTTCCGCCTCTGCTGGCGGGACGCTGGCAGCCCCGGAGGGCCCTTGCGGTGCAGCCGGGGACAGCGCTGGGCTGCGGGCAGCAGCCCCGCAAGGGGACCCTTGCCAGGCCCCGGCAGCCTGCACTGCTCGCTCTGGCTGGCGTCCAGAGAGCGTctgccctccccgcggcacgCACCGCAGCTCCGGGTCCTGCTCCCCGCGTCAATAAAGAtgctgctcacctgctgctgtgCGCTGCCCTGCGGCCGCATCTGGGGTTGA
- the DHODH gene encoding dihydroorotate dehydrogenase (quinone), mitochondrial isoform X4 — protein sequence MAALRRRVLAAAAAGGGLLLGWALATGDERLYVAAVMPVLRAVPPEAAHGLALRAAACGLLPSGRPDSPILEVHVFGQRFCNPVGLAAGFDKHGEAVDGLYKMGFGFVEVGTVTPQPQEGNPKPRVFRLAEDEAVINRYGFNSHGHAAVERRLRARQQTQLRLTEAGMPLGINLGKNKSSADAAADYVAGVRTLGPLADYLVVNVSSPNTPGLRDLQGRAELHSLLTKVLAERDVLPCERKPAVLVKIAPDLSAQDKQDIASVVCEVRPGGRAVAEGAGRAHLSPPSLAELSSASMAGPAEAASCAGAVGSEERRGGCGWADHQQHHGEPPRRPAGPAARGARRPQRDAPAGALHPDRARHVRPHPRPGAHRRGRRGEQRARRPGEDPRRSLAGADVHGARVPRAASRGGSEAGAGGAAEGAGVQERRRGRGSGSPVMRRRGTQAWLGGAVARPGQLGAPSAARPQLPLLAPGPGKGLWRVERGRAGDRGGSTPPLLPGAMFRLCWRDAGSPGGPLRCSRGQRWAAGSSPARGPLPGPGSLHCSLWLASRERLPSPRHAPQLRVLLPASIKMLLTCCCALPCGRIWG from the exons ATGGCGGCACTGCGC CGGCGGGtgctggcggcggcagcggcgggcggcgggctgctgctgggctgggcGCTGGCGACGGGCGACGAGCGGCTCTACGTGGCGGCGGTGATGCCCGTGCTCCGCGCCGTCCCCCCCGAGGCCGCCCACGGCCTGGCCCTGCGTGCGGCCGCCTGTGGGCTGCTGCCCTCCGGCCGCCCCGACAGCCCCATCCTG GAGGTCCATGTCTTTGGGCAGCGGTTCTGTAACCCGGTGGGGCTGGCAGCTGGTTTCGACAAGCACGGCGAAGCCGTAGATGGGCTGTACAAGATGGGCTTTGGCTTCGTGGAAGTGGGGACCGTGacgccccagccccaggaggggAACCCCAAGCCCAGGGTCTTCCGGCTGGCAGAGGATGAGGCAGTCATTAACCG ATACGGATTCAACAGCCACGGTCACGCTGCAGTGGAGCGCAGGCTGCGGGCCCGCCAGCAAACACAGCTCAGGCTCACTGAAG CGGGGATGCCGCTCGGCATCAACCTGGGCAAGAACAAGAGCTCTGCAGACGCTGCCGCCGACTACGTGGCTGGGGTCCGGACGCTGGGCCCCTTGGCCGACTACCTGGTGGTGAACGTGTCCAGCCCAAACACGCCGGGGCTGCGAGACCTGCAGGGCAGGGCCGAGCTGCACAGCCTGCTGACCAAG GTGCTGGCGGAGAGGGATGTGCTGCCCTGCGAGCGCAAGCCAGCCGTGCTGGTGAAGATTGCTCCGGACCTCAGCGCGCAGGACAAGCAGGACATAGCCAGCGTCGTGTGCGAGGTGAGGCCTGGGGGCCGGGCGGTGGCAGAGGGCGCTGGGCGTGCGCACCTCAGCCCCCCCAGCCTGGCCGAGCTCAGCTCCGCGAGCATGGCTGGGCCTGCTGAGGCAGCCTCCTGCGCCGGGGCTGTTGGCAGCGAGGAGAGGCGAG GTGGGTGTGGATGGGCTGATCATCAGCAACACCACGGTGAGCCGCCCCGGCGGcctgcggggccggcagcgcgcggagcccggcggccTCAGCGGGACGCCCCTGCGGGAGCTCTCCACCCAGACCGTGCGCGACATGTACGCCCTCACCCGAG GCCGGGTGCCCATCGTCGGGGTCGGCGGGGTGAGCAGCGGGCGCGACGCCCTGGAGAAGATCCGCGCCGGAGCCTCGCTGGTGCAGATGTACACGGCGCTCGTGTACCGCGGGCCGCCAGCCGTGGCGGCAGTGAAGcgggagctggaggagctgctgag GGAGCAGGGGTTCAAGAGCGTCGCAGAGGCCGTGGGAGCGGATCACCGGTGATGAGGCGCCGCGGGACCCAGGCCTggctgggaggagccgtggcaAGACCGGGGCAGCTGGGTGCTCCCAGCGCGGCACGGCCCCAGCTCCCGCTCCTGGCTCCCGGCCCTGGGAAGGGTCTGTGGCGAGTGGAGCGGGGCCGTGCGGGCGACAGAGGTGGCTCCACGCCGCCACTGCTGCCCGGGGCCATGTTCCGCCTCTGCTGGCGGGACGCTGGCAGCCCCGGAGGGCCCTTGCGGTGCAGCCGGGGACAGCGCTGGGCTGCGGGCAGCAGCCCCGCAAGGGGACCCTTGCCAGGCCCCGGCAGCCTGCACTGCTCGCTCTGGCTGGCGTCCAGAGAGCGTctgccctccccgcggcacgCACCGCAGCTCCGGGTCCTGCTCCCCGCGTCAATAAAGAtgctgctcacctgctgctgtgCGCTGCCCTGCGGCCGCATCTGGGGTTGA
- the DHODH gene encoding dihydroorotate dehydrogenase (quinone), mitochondrial isoform X6, which translates to MAALRRRVLAAAAAGGGLLLGWALATGDERLYVAAVMPVLRAVPPEAAHGLALRAAACGLLPSGRPDSPILEVHVFGQRFCNPVGLAAGFDKHGEAVDGLYKMGFGFVEVGTVTPQPQEGNPKPRVFRLAEDEAVINRYGFNSHGHAAVERRLRARQQTQLRLTEAGMPLGINLGKNKSSADAAADYVAGVRTLGPLADYLVVNVSSPNTPGLRDLQGRAELHSLLTKVLAERDVLPCERKPAVLVKIAPDLSAQDKQDIASVVCEVRPGGRAVAEGAGRAHLSPPSLAELSSASMAGPAEAASCAGAVGSEERRGEERQGGHLPRRCGAPAGSWRQPAGGLGQGKAAHAAARARARAPQVGVDGLIISNTTVSRPGGLRGRQRAEPGGLSGTPLRELSTQTVRDMYALTRGRVPIVGVGGVSSGRDALEKIRAGASLVQMYTALVYRGPPAVAAVKRELEELLREQGFKSVAEAVGADHR; encoded by the exons ATGGCGGCACTGCGC CGGCGGGtgctggcggcggcagcggcgggcggcgggctgctgctgggctgggcGCTGGCGACGGGCGACGAGCGGCTCTACGTGGCGGCGGTGATGCCCGTGCTCCGCGCCGTCCCCCCCGAGGCCGCCCACGGCCTGGCCCTGCGTGCGGCCGCCTGTGGGCTGCTGCCCTCCGGCCGCCCCGACAGCCCCATCCTG GAGGTCCATGTCTTTGGGCAGCGGTTCTGTAACCCGGTGGGGCTGGCAGCTGGTTTCGACAAGCACGGCGAAGCCGTAGATGGGCTGTACAAGATGGGCTTTGGCTTCGTGGAAGTGGGGACCGTGacgccccagccccaggaggggAACCCCAAGCCCAGGGTCTTCCGGCTGGCAGAGGATGAGGCAGTCATTAACCG ATACGGATTCAACAGCCACGGTCACGCTGCAGTGGAGCGCAGGCTGCGGGCCCGCCAGCAAACACAGCTCAGGCTCACTGAAG CGGGGATGCCGCTCGGCATCAACCTGGGCAAGAACAAGAGCTCTGCAGACGCTGCCGCCGACTACGTGGCTGGGGTCCGGACGCTGGGCCCCTTGGCCGACTACCTGGTGGTGAACGTGTCCAGCCCAAACACGCCGGGGCTGCGAGACCTGCAGGGCAGGGCCGAGCTGCACAGCCTGCTGACCAAG GTGCTGGCGGAGAGGGATGTGCTGCCCTGCGAGCGCAAGCCAGCCGTGCTGGTGAAGATTGCTCCGGACCTCAGCGCGCAGGACAAGCAGGACATAGCCAGCGTCGTGTGCGAGGTGAGGCCTGGGGGCCGGGCGGTGGCAGAGGGCGCTGGGCGTGCGCACCTCAGCCCCCCCAGCCTGGCCGAGCTCAGCTCCGCGAGCATGGCTGGGCCTGCTGAGGCAGCCTCCTGCGCCGGGGCTGTTGGCAGCGAGGAGAGGCGAGGTGAGGAGAGGCAAGGTGGCCACCTGCCCCGGCGTTGCGGGGCGCCGGCCGGGAGCTGGCGCCAGCCCGCAGGCGGCCTGGGCCAGGGTAAGGCTGCTCATGCTGCTGCTCGCGCGCGTGCGCGGGCTCCGCAGGTGGGTGTGGATGGGCTGATCATCAGCAACACCACGGTGAGCCGCCCCGGCGGcctgcggggccggcagcgcgcggagcccggcggccTCAGCGGGACGCCCCTGCGGGAGCTCTCCACCCAGACCGTGCGCGACATGTACGCCCTCACCCGAG GCCGGGTGCCCATCGTCGGGGTCGGCGGGGTGAGCAGCGGGCGCGACGCCCTGGAGAAGATCCGCGCCGGAGCCTCGCTGGTGCAGATGTACACGGCGCTCGTGTACCGCGGGCCGCCAGCCGTGGCGGCAGTGAAGcgggagctggaggagctgctgag GGAGCAGGGGTTCAAGAGCGTCGCAGAGGCCGTGGGAGCGGATCACCGGTGA